In Ensifer adhaerens, a single window of DNA contains:
- the repC gene encoding plasmid replication protein RepC — MQGGNVTTPFGRRSVTLGMLASQYMSREIAPETSADKWKLFRALCEAKPRLGLSERALSVMNALLSFYPDTTLSEENGLIVFPSNMQLSLRAHGMAEATLRRHIAALVDAGLLSRRDSPNGKRYARKDGTGAIDEAYGFSLAPLLSRAREIEQMAAEIEMERLQLRRLRERLTICRRDIGKLIEVALDQGVRGDWEAIHEHYRSLVVSIPRVATAASIAPILEELEMLREEVSNLLEMRVKSQNLSGNPDQTERHKQNSNPKSTCESEPSSGNELGAKPSKTAVPPSEPMKAFPLGMVLQACPTIADYGPGGTIGSWRDLMQAAVVVRTTLAVSPSAYEDACETMGSENAAVVMACILERAGHINSAGGYLRDLTARARRGEFSLGPVLMALLRLRTGEHRKAS; from the coding sequence ATGTCGCGCGAAATCGCGCCCGAGACATCGGCTGACAAGTGGAAACTCTTCCGCGCGCTTTGCGAGGCCAAGCCCAGGCTCGGCCTCAGCGAACGTGCTCTTTCGGTCATGAACGCCCTTTTGAGCTTCTATCCGGATACGACCCTTTCTGAGGAAAACGGCCTCATCGTGTTTCCGTCGAACATGCAGCTCTCACTGCGTGCTCATGGCATGGCGGAGGCAACTTTGCGCCGCCACATCGCAGCCCTTGTCGACGCCGGATTGCTTTCGCGCCGTGACAGCCCCAACGGCAAGCGCTACGCACGTAAGGACGGGACGGGCGCCATCGATGAGGCCTACGGGTTCTCACTTGCTCCATTGTTGTCGCGGGCTCGCGAAATCGAGCAAATGGCCGCAGAGATCGAAATGGAAAGATTGCAACTGCGCCGCCTTCGCGAACGTCTGACGATATGCCGCCGTGACATCGGCAAGCTGATTGAGGTCGCTCTCGACCAGGGTGTTCGTGGCGACTGGGAGGCGATCCACGAGCATTATCGGAGCCTGGTGGTCTCTATTCCGCGCGTCGCGACCGCGGCCTCGATAGCACCGATCTTGGAAGAATTGGAGATGCTGAGGGAAGAGGTCTCCAACCTGCTGGAAATGCGTGTGAAATCTCAAAATTTGAGCGGCAATCCTGATCAAACTGAGCGGCACAAACAGAATTCAAACCCCAAATCTACCTGTGAATCTGAACCTAGCTCTGGAAACGAGCTGGGGGCGAAGCCGAGCAAGACGGCCGTACCGCCGAGCGAGCCGATGAAGGCATTCCCGTTGGGGATGGTGCTGCAGGCGTGCCCGACGATAGCCGACTATGGGCCAGGCGGCACGATCGGGAGTTGGCGTGACCTGATGCAAGCGGCTGTGGTGGTGAGAACGACACTGGCGGTCAGTCCGTCCGCCTATGAGGATGCCTGCGAAACGATGGGATCCGAAAACGCGGCCGTCGTGATGGCGTGTATTCTCGAGCGAGCCGGGCATATCAACTCGGCCGGCGGATATCTGCGCGATCTGACGGCAAGAGCGCGACGCGGTGAGTTTTCCTTGGGGCCTGTGCTGATGGCGCTGTTGCGCTTGAGGACCGGTGAGCACCGGAAAGCGTCGTGA